One genomic segment of Hevea brasiliensis isolate MT/VB/25A 57/8 chromosome 3, ASM3005281v1, whole genome shotgun sequence includes these proteins:
- the LOC110639320 gene encoding pentatricopeptide repeat-containing protein At1g09820, with protein sequence MPTEVNIFCGKIPHLIIFLRNKQALRLFSSSSTDSSTIANLVAKQHWSKLKTHLQNTNPKALLHQLLTSEADSELTLRYLTWSQKEFKLSHSLELTFRTLHSLACAKKYSKIRSFLDNFVKNEKNYSVSSIFHAISVGGDSFCANSIIVDMLVLAYVKNLKTHLGYEAFRRAGDYGFKLSVISCNPLLSALVKELEISKMEVVYKEMIKRRIGPSLISFNVVINGLCKAGKLNKASDVIEDMKVWGVSPNVITYNTLIDGYCKMGKIGKMYKADATLKEMVANGICPNEVTFNILIDGFCKDGNVSAAMKVFAEMQSQGLKPNVVTYNSLINGLCCDGKFGEATVLWDQMIGLGLKPNVITYNSLINGFCKNKMVVEASDSFNDMPKQGIAHNVTTYNILIDGYCKAGRIEDAFAVRITMMGRGICPNVSTYNCLIAGLCRKGDVEAAWNLMDEMVGKDLRADVVTYNILIDSLCSKGESRKAMRLLDEMSRKGLKPSHVTYNSLMDGYCNEGNLRAALNVRTRMEKGGKQANVVTYNVLIKGFCRKGRLEDANKLLNEMLEKGLVPNRMTYEIVREEMIEKGFIPDIEGHLFNV encoded by the coding sequence ATGCCTACAGAAGTCAATATTTTCTGCGGAAAAATCCCACATCTAATCATTTTCCTCAGAAACAAACAAGCGCTTAGGCTTTTCAGCTCATCAAGCACAGATAGCTCCACCATTGCAAACCTTGTAGCAAAGCAACATTGGTCAAAGCTCAAAACCCATCTCCAAAACACAAACCCCAAAGCACTTCTCCACCAACTACTCACTTCAGAAGCTGATTCAGAGCTCACTCTCAGGTACTTAACATGGTCCCAGAAGGAGTTTAAACTTTCACACTCTCTAGAGCTCACTTTCAGAACGTTGCATTCACTTGCATGTGCCAAAAAGTACTCAAAGATCAGGTCTTTTTTGGATAATTTCGTTAAGAATGAGAAGAACTATTCAGTTTCTTCTATTTTTCATGCAATTTCAGTGGGTGGGGATTCATTTTGTGCCAATTCAATAATAGTTGATATGTTGGTATTGGCATACGTGAAAAATTTGAAAACACATTTGGGATATGAAGCATTTAGGAGAGCTGGTGATTATGGGTTTAAGTTGTCAGTTATTTCATGTAATCCTCTGTTGAGTGCTTTGGTTAAGGAGCTTGAAATTAGCAAAATGGAAGTTGTGTATAAGGAGATGATAAAGAGAAGGATTGGACCtagtttaattagttttaatgttgTGATTAATGGTTTGTGTAAAGCAGGGAAATTGAATAAAGCTAGTGATGTTATTGAGGATATGAAAGTGTGGGGAGTATCACCAAATGTAATTACCTATAATACTCTCATTGATGGCTATTGCAAGATGGGTAAGATTGGGAAGATGTATAAAGCCGATGCTACTTTGAAGGAGATGGTGGCAAATGGGATTTGCCCAAATGAGGTTACTTTCAATATTTTGATTGATGGATTTTGCAAGGATGGGAATGTATCAGCCGCAATGAAGGTGTTTGCAGAAATGCAAAGTCAGGGTTTGAAACCGAATGTGGTTACATACAATTCATTGATTAATGGCTTATGTTGTGATGGGAAGTTTGGTGAGGCTACTGTTTTGTGGGATCAAATGATTGGTTTGGGTTTGAAGCCAAATGTCATTACTTATAATTCACTTATAAATGGGTTTTGCAAGAATAAGATGGTGGTGGAAGCAAGTGACTCATTCAATGATATGCCAAAGCAAGGAATAGCTCATAATGTTACAACTTACAATATATTGATTGATGGTTACTGTAAGGCTGGGAGGATAGAGGACGCATTTGCAGTGCGTATTACAATGATGGGCAGAGGTATTTGCCCTAATGTTTCAACTTACAACTGCTTAATTGCTGGTTTATGTAGAAAGGGAGATGTGGAAGCAGCCTGGAATCTTATGGATGAAATGGTTGGTAAGGATTTGAGAGCTGATGTTGTTACCTATAATATACTGATTGACTCATTATGCAGTAAAGGGGAATCAAGAAAGGCAATGAGACTCTTGGATGAGATGTCTAGAAAAGGATTAAAACCAAGTCATGTGACGTATAATTCTTTGATGGATGGCTATTGTAATGAAGGAAATCTCAGAGCAGCATTAAATGTGAGGACACGAATGGAGAAAGGAGGGAAACAAGCAAATGTTGTCACATATAATGTGCTGATAAAGGGTTTCTGTAGGAAAGGTAGGCTTGAAGATGCAAATAAGCTTCTTAATGAGATGTTGGAGAAGGGTTTGGTTCCTAATCGAATGACCTATGAGATTGTTAGAGAGGAAATGATCGAGAAAGGCTTTATTCCTGACATAGAAGGGCATCTATTTAATGTCTAG
- the LOC110639315 gene encoding homeobox protein knotted-1-like 1 isoform X1 produces the protein MEDLYRLDPTISCSENIVAVQNFPANFTASSSSPSTTTAATHDFHTSVGNLLQFQAGGHAQVFESNRVDLIKTQIANHPRYPDLVSAYIECQKVGAPPEMASLLEEIGGDKYSIKSCCSDVGADPELDEFMESYCEVLHRYKEELSRPFDEATTFLSNIELQLSNLCKGTLTKTFDYYASDEAAGTSDEELSCGEVEASESQESSGGGRPCDEDLKGMLLRKYSGYLSNLRKEFSKKRKKGKLPKDARMILLDWWNNHYRWPYPTEEEKVKLSEITGLDQKQINNWFINQRKRHWKPSEDMRFAFVESVSSSMGGHSYFDTEGGARGD, from the exons ATGGAGGATTTGTATAGGCTTGATCCTACTATTTCTTGTTCGGAAAATATTGTAGCAGTTCAAAACTTCCCTGCAAACTtcactgcttcttcttcttctccttctactACTACTGCTGCCACTCATGACTTTCACACTTCGGTtggtaatttacttcaatttcaagCGGGTGGTCATGCCCAAGTTTTTGAATCAAATAGGGTTGATCTAATCAAGACCCAGATCGCCAATCACCCTCGTTATCCAGACCTAGTATCTGCTTACATAGAATGCCAAAAG GTTGGTGCACCACCAGAAATGGCGTCTCTTCTTGAAGAAATAGGCGGGGACAAGTATTCAATCAAGAGTTGCTGCAGCGATGTAGGAGCTGATCCAGAACTTGACGAGTTCATG GAATCGTACTGTGAGGTACTCCATAGATACAAGGAGGAGCTATCCAGGCCGTTCGATGAGGCGACTACATTCTTGAGCAACATAGAATTACAACTGAGTAATCTTTGTAAAGGAACACTGACAAAAACCTTTGATTATTATGCCTCTG ATGAAGCCGCAGGAACTTCAGACGAGGAGTTGAGTTGTGGCGAGGTTGAAGCGTCAGAAAGTCAAGAATCTTCAGGTGGTGGCCGGCCTTGTGATGAAGATCTTAAAGGAATGCTCTTGCGCAAGTACAGTGGTTATCTTAGCAATTTAAGAAAGGAATtctcaaagaaaagaaagaaaggcaAGCTACCAAAGGATGCGAGGATGATTCTTTTGGACTGGTGGAATAATCATTATAGATGGCCATATCCTACG GAAGAGGAGAAGGTGAAGTTATCAGAGATTACTGGACTAGATCAAAAGCAGATCAACAACTGGTTCATCAACCAGCGGAAACGGCATTGGAAACCATCTGAAGATATGAGATTTGCTTTCGTGGAAAGTGTCAGCAGCAGCATGGGAGGGCATTCCTACTTTGATACAGAAGGTGGAGCTAGAGGGGACTGA
- the LOC110639315 gene encoding homeobox protein knotted-1-like 1 isoform X2, whose amino-acid sequence MEDLYRLDPTISCSENIVAVQNFPANFTASSSSPSTTTAATHDFHTSVGNLLQFQAGGHAQVFESNRVDLIKTQIANHPRYPDLVSAYIECQKESYCEVLHRYKEELSRPFDEATTFLSNIELQLSNLCKGTLTKTFDYYASDEAAGTSDEELSCGEVEASESQESSGGGRPCDEDLKGMLLRKYSGYLSNLRKEFSKKRKKGKLPKDARMILLDWWNNHYRWPYPTEEEKVKLSEITGLDQKQINNWFINQRKRHWKPSEDMRFAFVESVSSSMGGHSYFDTEGGARGD is encoded by the exons ATGGAGGATTTGTATAGGCTTGATCCTACTATTTCTTGTTCGGAAAATATTGTAGCAGTTCAAAACTTCCCTGCAAACTtcactgcttcttcttcttctccttctactACTACTGCTGCCACTCATGACTTTCACACTTCGGTtggtaatttacttcaatttcaagCGGGTGGTCATGCCCAAGTTTTTGAATCAAATAGGGTTGATCTAATCAAGACCCAGATCGCCAATCACCCTCGTTATCCAGACCTAGTATCTGCTTACATAGAATGCCAAAAG GAATCGTACTGTGAGGTACTCCATAGATACAAGGAGGAGCTATCCAGGCCGTTCGATGAGGCGACTACATTCTTGAGCAACATAGAATTACAACTGAGTAATCTTTGTAAAGGAACACTGACAAAAACCTTTGATTATTATGCCTCTG ATGAAGCCGCAGGAACTTCAGACGAGGAGTTGAGTTGTGGCGAGGTTGAAGCGTCAGAAAGTCAAGAATCTTCAGGTGGTGGCCGGCCTTGTGATGAAGATCTTAAAGGAATGCTCTTGCGCAAGTACAGTGGTTATCTTAGCAATTTAAGAAAGGAATtctcaaagaaaagaaagaaaggcaAGCTACCAAAGGATGCGAGGATGATTCTTTTGGACTGGTGGAATAATCATTATAGATGGCCATATCCTACG GAAGAGGAGAAGGTGAAGTTATCAGAGATTACTGGACTAGATCAAAAGCAGATCAACAACTGGTTCATCAACCAGCGGAAACGGCATTGGAAACCATCTGAAGATATGAGATTTGCTTTCGTGGAAAGTGTCAGCAGCAGCATGGGAGGGCATTCCTACTTTGATACAGAAGGTGGAGCTAGAGGGGACTGA
- the LOC110639287 gene encoding protein SEMI-ROLLED LEAF 2 isoform X1 produces the protein MGIISRKLFPACESMCVCCPALRSRSRQPVKRYKKLLAEIFPKSDALPNERKIIKLCEYAAKNPFRIPKIAKYLEERCYKELRSEHINFINIVTETYKKLLCVCKEQMAYFAISLLNVVSELLDKPKQDALLILGCQTLTMFIYSQTDGTYTHNIEKFVHQVCKLACVHGNEHESRLRASSLQCLSAMVWFMAEFLYIFAAFDEIVQVTLDNYEPDVHDDIRGGPHHNWVDEVVRSEGRGAVGSCDTSSSCMIIRPRPEKKDPSLLTREEIEIPKVWAQICIQRMVELAKESTTMRQVLDPMFVYFDSGRHWAPLQGLSVTVLSDMCYLLESSGHQQLVLAAVIRHLDHKNVVHDLQLKSNIIQVAAVLARQIRSEVVLAEIGFVSDLCRHLRKSLQATVESVAEQESNLNVLLQNSIEDFLLEIAKGIRDARPLFDMMAITLENLPSSGVVAHSTMGSLIVLAHMISLLSVSSSSQQGFPEALLVQLLKAMLHPDVGVRVGAHQIFSMLLIPSSNHSRHGVVSLHSGYICEPRRWRSNTASTFSSIAALLEKLRREKDGARMEKHKSNSLDDCREREVIEEDWKQGRPRKNSPNFLKISSIIDRTSGTTSLVEVEPYVMKLSEDQIAQLLSAFWIQANLPDNLPSNIEAIAHSFMLTLISSRLKNPSDGLLVRFFQLSLSLRNLSLDPNNGMLCPACQRSIFVLSTGMLMFAAKIYQITELNDLVKSVLPNDVDPYLGISDDLQVHAKPQADAREYGSVSDNQIASSLLLELRNKLFESDKVIMDTLIENLSNATELEKDDLARQLQEPFTPDDAFVFGPQSLLDMDHKQMVSHSKESLSFDEDMPTSSLIEDDAISEASVADMSRFIPKMPSSPSVSHIIGIGKLLESALEVAGQVAGTSISTSPLPYNTMAKQCEDLGKGTRKKLSNWLAHETHYARGAGKFLPEFPASGCPALEKIMQGAVKPMDPCLAMRLPPASPFDNFLKAAGC, from the exons ATGGGTATCATTTCCAGGAAGTTATTTCCTGCCTGTGAGAGCATGTGCGTCTGCTGCCCTGCATTGAGGTCCAGATCTCGACAACCGGTCAAGCGGTACAAAAAACTGCTTGCAGAGATATTCCCTAAGTCG GATGCACTtccaaatgaaagaaaaattatcAAGTTATGTGAATATGCTGCAAAAAACCCATTTCGAATCCCAAAG ATTGCAAAATATCTTGAAGAAAGGTGCTACAAGGAACTTCGAAGTGAGCACATCAATTTCATTAATATTGTCACAGAGACTTATAAAAAGTTGCTTTGTGTGTGCAAGGAGCAGAT GGCATACTTTGCTATTAGTTTGTTGAATGTGGTCAGTGAACTGTTGGACAAACCTAAGCAGGATGCTTTGCTTATACTTGGATGCCAGACCTTAACAATGTTCATCTATAGTCAG ACAGATGGAACTTACACGCATAACATTGAAAAATTTGTGCACCAAGTTTGCAAGCTGGCATGTGTTCACGGGAATGAACATGAGAGCCGCTTGAGAGCTTCTAGCCTGCAATGCCTTTCAGCAATG GTGTGGTTCATGGCAGAGTTCTTATATATTTTTGCTGCTTTCGATGAG ATTGTACAAGTCACCTTAGATAACTATGAACCAGATGTCCATGATGATATAAGAGGGGGGCCACATCATAATTGGGTCGATGAAGTAGTTAGATCTGAAGGCAGAGGGGCAGTTGGCAGTTGTGATACTAGCTCTAGCTGCATGATCATCAGACCACGTCCAGAAAAGAAAGACCCTTCTCTTTTGACTAG GGAAGAGATTGAGATACCTAAAGTTTGGGCTCAAATTTGTATTCAAAGAATGGTTGAACTGGCAAAAGAGAGTACAACAATGCGCCAAGTATTGGATCCAATGTTTGTTTACTTCGATTCTGGACGGCACTGGGCTCCTTTGCAAGGGTTGTCTGTAACAGTTTTGTCTGATATGTGCTACTTATTGGAGAGTTCAG GACATCAGCAGTTGGTATTAGCTGCCGTTATTCGTCATCTGGACCACAAAAATGTTGTGCATGATCTACAACTCAAGTCTAATATCATACAAGTTGCTGCAGTTTTAGCTAGGCAAATTAGATCAGAAGTAGTGCTGGCTGAAATTGGATTTGTCAGTGACCTATGCAGGCATTTGCGAAAAAGTCTCCAGGCTACAGTTGAATCTGTAGCAGAGCAAGAGTCAAATTTGAATGTCTTGCTTCAGAATTCCATTGAAGATTTCTTACTGGAAATTGCTAAAGGG ATTAGGGATGCACGGCCACTTTTTGACATGATGGCCATAACATTGGAGAATCTGCCATCTTCTGGAGTTGTTGCCCATTCAACCATGGGATCCTTGATAGTTCTTGCTCATATGATCTCATTATTGTCAGTATCTTCTAGTTCACAGCAG GGTTTTCCAGAGGCACTTCTTGTCCAACTTTTGAAAGCAATGCTGCATCCAGATGTTGGGGTGCGTGTTGGAGCACACCAGATATTTTCAATGCTTCTCATTCCAAGCTCTAATCATTCACGCCATGGAGTTGTGTCTTTGCATTCCGGTTATATTTGTGAACCAAGAAGATGGCGTTCCAATACTGCGTCTACATTTTCGTCTATTGCAGCTTTACTTGAAAAGCTTCGAAGAGAGAAGGATGGTGCCAGAATGGAAAAACATAAAAGTAACAGTCTTGATGATTGCAGAGAAAGGGAAGTTATAGAAGAAGATTGGAAACAGGGGCGACCCAGAAAAAATTCCCCTAACTTTCTCAAAATTAGTTCTATTATTGATAGAACCTCTGGGACAACAAGCTTGGTTGAGGTG GAGCCTTATGTTATGAAACTTAGTGAGGACCAAATAGCACAATTGCTGTCTGCCTTCTGGATACAAGCCAATCTTCCAGATAACTTGCCCTCTAATATTGAAGCTATAGCTCATTCATTCATGCTGACGCTTATTTCTTCACGATTGAAG AACCCAAGTGACGGCCTCTTGGTCCGCTTCTTTCAGCTTTCCCTATCTCTCAGGAATTTATCGTTGGACCCTAACAATG GGATGTTATGTCCAGCTTGCCAGAGATCAATTTTTGTATTATCAACAGGCATGTTGATGTTTGCTGCTAAGATATATCAAATTACTGAGTTGAATGATTTAGTTAAGTCGGTACTTCCAAATGAT GTTGATCCTTATCTTGGCATTAGTGATGACCTTCAAGTGCATGCAAAGCCTCAGGCAGATGCAAGGGAATATGGATCTGTCAGTGATAATCAAATAGCCTCATCGTTACTTCtcgagttgaggaacaaactatTTGAATCTGACAAGGTCATAATGGACACCTTAATTGAGAATCTATCTAATGCTACCGAG CTGGAGAAGGATGACTTGGCGAGACAATTGCAAGAACCATTCACGCCTGACGATGCATTTGTCTTCGGTCCTCAATCATTACTTGATATGGACCACAAGCAAATGGTTTCCCATTCTAAGGAATCACTCTCCTTTGATGAG GATATGCCAACAAGCTCGTTGATTGAGGATGACGCAATAAGCGAAGCATCAGTTGCAGACATGTCTCGCTTCATTCCCAAAATGCCCTCATCTCCTTCTGTTTCCCACATTATTGGCATTGGGAAGCTTTTGGAATCG GCACTCGAGGTTGCTGGTCAAGTGGCAGGAACATCCATCTCTACATCACCTCTCCCATACAACACCATGGCAAAACAGTGTGAAGATCTTGGCAAAGGCACAAGGAAGAAGCTTTCCAATTGGTTAGCCCATGAAACTCATTATGCTAGAGGAGCTGGCAAATTTTTACCAGAATTTCCTGCTAGTGGATGCCCTGCGCTAGAGAAG ATTATGCAAGGCGCTGTGAAGCCAATGGACCCCTGCTTGGCTATGAGGTTGCCTCCTGCTAGTCCTTTCGATAACTTTCTTAAAGCAGCTGGATGTTAG
- the LOC110639287 gene encoding protein SEMI-ROLLED LEAF 2 isoform X2, which translates to MGIISRKLFPACESMCVCCPALRSRSRQPVKRYKKLLAEIFPKSDALPNERKIIKLCEYAAKNPFRIPKIAKYLEERCYKELRSEHINFINIVTETYKKLLCVCKEQMAYFAISLLNVVSELLDKPKQDALLILGCQTLTMFIYSQTDGTYTHNIEKFVHQVCKLACVHGNEHESRLRASSLQCLSAMVWFMAEFLYIFAAFDEIVQVTLDNYEPDVHDDIRGGPHHNWVDEVVRSEGRGAVGSCDTSSSCMIIRPRPEKKDPSLLTREEIEIPKVWAQICIQRMVELAKESTTMRQVLDPMFVYFDSGRHWAPLQGLSVTVLSDMCYLLESSGHQQLVLAAVIRHLDHKNVVHDLQLKSNIIQVAAVLARQIRSEVVLAEIGFVSDLCRHLRKSLQATVESVAEQESNLNVLLQNSIEDFLLEIAKGIRDARPLFDMMAITLENLPSSGVVAHSTMGSLIVLAHMISLLSVSSSSQQGFPEALLVQLLKAMLHPDVGVRVGAHQIFSMLLIPSSNHSRHGVVSLHSGYICEPRRWRSNTASTFSSIAALLEKLRREKDGARMEKHKSNSLDDCREREVIEEDWKQGRPRKNSPNFLKISSIIDRTSGTTSLVEEPYVMKLSEDQIAQLLSAFWIQANLPDNLPSNIEAIAHSFMLTLISSRLKNPSDGLLVRFFQLSLSLRNLSLDPNNGMLCPACQRSIFVLSTGMLMFAAKIYQITELNDLVKSVLPNDVDPYLGISDDLQVHAKPQADAREYGSVSDNQIASSLLLELRNKLFESDKVIMDTLIENLSNATELEKDDLARQLQEPFTPDDAFVFGPQSLLDMDHKQMVSHSKESLSFDEDMPTSSLIEDDAISEASVADMSRFIPKMPSSPSVSHIIGIGKLLESALEVAGQVAGTSISTSPLPYNTMAKQCEDLGKGTRKKLSNWLAHETHYARGAGKFLPEFPASGCPALEKIMQGAVKPMDPCLAMRLPPASPFDNFLKAAGC; encoded by the exons ATGGGTATCATTTCCAGGAAGTTATTTCCTGCCTGTGAGAGCATGTGCGTCTGCTGCCCTGCATTGAGGTCCAGATCTCGACAACCGGTCAAGCGGTACAAAAAACTGCTTGCAGAGATATTCCCTAAGTCG GATGCACTtccaaatgaaagaaaaattatcAAGTTATGTGAATATGCTGCAAAAAACCCATTTCGAATCCCAAAG ATTGCAAAATATCTTGAAGAAAGGTGCTACAAGGAACTTCGAAGTGAGCACATCAATTTCATTAATATTGTCACAGAGACTTATAAAAAGTTGCTTTGTGTGTGCAAGGAGCAGAT GGCATACTTTGCTATTAGTTTGTTGAATGTGGTCAGTGAACTGTTGGACAAACCTAAGCAGGATGCTTTGCTTATACTTGGATGCCAGACCTTAACAATGTTCATCTATAGTCAG ACAGATGGAACTTACACGCATAACATTGAAAAATTTGTGCACCAAGTTTGCAAGCTGGCATGTGTTCACGGGAATGAACATGAGAGCCGCTTGAGAGCTTCTAGCCTGCAATGCCTTTCAGCAATG GTGTGGTTCATGGCAGAGTTCTTATATATTTTTGCTGCTTTCGATGAG ATTGTACAAGTCACCTTAGATAACTATGAACCAGATGTCCATGATGATATAAGAGGGGGGCCACATCATAATTGGGTCGATGAAGTAGTTAGATCTGAAGGCAGAGGGGCAGTTGGCAGTTGTGATACTAGCTCTAGCTGCATGATCATCAGACCACGTCCAGAAAAGAAAGACCCTTCTCTTTTGACTAG GGAAGAGATTGAGATACCTAAAGTTTGGGCTCAAATTTGTATTCAAAGAATGGTTGAACTGGCAAAAGAGAGTACAACAATGCGCCAAGTATTGGATCCAATGTTTGTTTACTTCGATTCTGGACGGCACTGGGCTCCTTTGCAAGGGTTGTCTGTAACAGTTTTGTCTGATATGTGCTACTTATTGGAGAGTTCAG GACATCAGCAGTTGGTATTAGCTGCCGTTATTCGTCATCTGGACCACAAAAATGTTGTGCATGATCTACAACTCAAGTCTAATATCATACAAGTTGCTGCAGTTTTAGCTAGGCAAATTAGATCAGAAGTAGTGCTGGCTGAAATTGGATTTGTCAGTGACCTATGCAGGCATTTGCGAAAAAGTCTCCAGGCTACAGTTGAATCTGTAGCAGAGCAAGAGTCAAATTTGAATGTCTTGCTTCAGAATTCCATTGAAGATTTCTTACTGGAAATTGCTAAAGGG ATTAGGGATGCACGGCCACTTTTTGACATGATGGCCATAACATTGGAGAATCTGCCATCTTCTGGAGTTGTTGCCCATTCAACCATGGGATCCTTGATAGTTCTTGCTCATATGATCTCATTATTGTCAGTATCTTCTAGTTCACAGCAG GGTTTTCCAGAGGCACTTCTTGTCCAACTTTTGAAAGCAATGCTGCATCCAGATGTTGGGGTGCGTGTTGGAGCACACCAGATATTTTCAATGCTTCTCATTCCAAGCTCTAATCATTCACGCCATGGAGTTGTGTCTTTGCATTCCGGTTATATTTGTGAACCAAGAAGATGGCGTTCCAATACTGCGTCTACATTTTCGTCTATTGCAGCTTTACTTGAAAAGCTTCGAAGAGAGAAGGATGGTGCCAGAATGGAAAAACATAAAAGTAACAGTCTTGATGATTGCAGAGAAAGGGAAGTTATAGAAGAAGATTGGAAACAGGGGCGACCCAGAAAAAATTCCCCTAACTTTCTCAAAATTAGTTCTATTATTGATAGAACCTCTGGGACAACAAGCTTGGTTGAG GAGCCTTATGTTATGAAACTTAGTGAGGACCAAATAGCACAATTGCTGTCTGCCTTCTGGATACAAGCCAATCTTCCAGATAACTTGCCCTCTAATATTGAAGCTATAGCTCATTCATTCATGCTGACGCTTATTTCTTCACGATTGAAG AACCCAAGTGACGGCCTCTTGGTCCGCTTCTTTCAGCTTTCCCTATCTCTCAGGAATTTATCGTTGGACCCTAACAATG GGATGTTATGTCCAGCTTGCCAGAGATCAATTTTTGTATTATCAACAGGCATGTTGATGTTTGCTGCTAAGATATATCAAATTACTGAGTTGAATGATTTAGTTAAGTCGGTACTTCCAAATGAT GTTGATCCTTATCTTGGCATTAGTGATGACCTTCAAGTGCATGCAAAGCCTCAGGCAGATGCAAGGGAATATGGATCTGTCAGTGATAATCAAATAGCCTCATCGTTACTTCtcgagttgaggaacaaactatTTGAATCTGACAAGGTCATAATGGACACCTTAATTGAGAATCTATCTAATGCTACCGAG CTGGAGAAGGATGACTTGGCGAGACAATTGCAAGAACCATTCACGCCTGACGATGCATTTGTCTTCGGTCCTCAATCATTACTTGATATGGACCACAAGCAAATGGTTTCCCATTCTAAGGAATCACTCTCCTTTGATGAG GATATGCCAACAAGCTCGTTGATTGAGGATGACGCAATAAGCGAAGCATCAGTTGCAGACATGTCTCGCTTCATTCCCAAAATGCCCTCATCTCCTTCTGTTTCCCACATTATTGGCATTGGGAAGCTTTTGGAATCG GCACTCGAGGTTGCTGGTCAAGTGGCAGGAACATCCATCTCTACATCACCTCTCCCATACAACACCATGGCAAAACAGTGTGAAGATCTTGGCAAAGGCACAAGGAAGAAGCTTTCCAATTGGTTAGCCCATGAAACTCATTATGCTAGAGGAGCTGGCAAATTTTTACCAGAATTTCCTGCTAGTGGATGCCCTGCGCTAGAGAAG ATTATGCAAGGCGCTGTGAAGCCAATGGACCCCTGCTTGGCTATGAGGTTGCCTCCTGCTAGTCCTTTCGATAACTTTCTTAAAGCAGCTGGATGTTAG